The following nucleotide sequence is from Wolbachia endosymbiont (group E) of Neria commutata.
TTGGTGGAGCTCGTACTGCTTTGTTTAATTGGCTCTATGCAAAGCATCATGGTGGTAAATTCTTGTTACGCATTGAAGACACTGACAGAAAGCGTTCAACACAAGAAGCAATTGATGCAATAATCGATGGAATGAAATGGCTTGGTATAGATTATGATGAAGAAATAATATATCAGTCAAAAAGAATAGAGCGTCATGTGGAAGTAGCAAATCTACTGATTGAAAAAAATAAGGCATATCACTGTTATTGTCCTGAGAATGAAGTCGCAGAGAAAAAAATAAAAGCAAGGGAAGAAGGAAAAATATACAAGCATAAATGTACCGCAAGTATTGATGGGAACATAAAGCCAGTTGTGCGCTTTAGAGTACCAGATGCAGAAGAAATTATTGTTAATGACAAAATATACGGTCAAATTAAAGTAAAGAGCGACCAACTTGATGATATAGTGATCTTGCGTTCCGATAACACTCCAACATATATTTTTGCAGTGGTCGTTGATGATCATGATGCTGGAATAACTCATATAATACGGGGCTCTGATCATCTCACTAATACCTTTAAGCAACAGTTGATATATCAGGCTCTTGGATTTCACATTCCCGACTTTGCACATGTGCCACTTATACACGGGGAAGATGGAAATAAGCTATCTAAAAGACATGGTGCAACAAGCATTTGTGACTACGAAAAAATGGGAATATTACCGGAAGCGA
It contains:
- the gltX gene encoding glutamate--tRNA ligase; protein product: MKEIVTRFAPSPTGFLHIGGARTALFNWLYAKHHGGKFLLRIEDTDRKRSTQEAIDAIIDGMKWLGIDYDEEIIYQSKRIERHVEVANLLIEKNKAYHCYCPENEVAEKKIKAREEGKIYKHKCTASIDGNIKPVVRFRVPDAEEIIVNDKIYGQIKVKSDQLDDIVILRSDNTPTYIFAVVVDDHDAGITHIIRGSDHLTNTFKQQLIYQALGFHIPDFAHVPLIHGEDGNKLSKRHGATSICDYEKMGILPEAMRNYLLRLGWSHGNDEIISDEQAIEWFNLSSIGRSPARLDFKKLEHLNNHYVNNTSNEDILDILNTFAPMLKLSDIKKNYLLQGLTELKKRVNYLAELLCLASFYIQDLPLFLSEEAYQVIKSNLNTIDLLASFLSNISDDNWNKGFLSSKIKEFSKLQDIKMSDLYHSLRAPITGVMDAPGIIDIMVILGKDECIKRLEYSKNYLFKLE